The Halalkalicoccus sp. CG83 genomic sequence CTATCTCCTGGGGGATGTTGAAATAACCTTGCTTGAGTACCTGGAGAAGCCTCTCATATTGAATATCAGTTCGTCCATAGCGAGCGAATGACTCAGTATCACTGGATCTGTAAATCCGATTAATTGTGATTGGAATATCGGCTTCTTTGCAGTTCGCGTGGAATGCTGTATCCTCCCCAACGCTTCCCAATCTGTGGTTGGGATTTCTCTTGACGTGCGAGCCGCGAGATGTCGGGGTCGCGAGCAAGCCGATTCTACCTCACGGTGTCTCGGACCCGGTAGTCGTTGCCACCGGAATGGTGTTCTTCGTCCTGCCGATCTGATCCAATCGGATGGCCTGTCGCGAGGAAATGGTTAATAGCTGCATGCCCCTGCTCTTCGTTCATTTCCTCATTTGCTCTTGTGGACCAGTCACATACTTGACAATGGTTGTGCATTGATTGTTTTCCCCCATCCGCCGCCACTTCAAAAGAAGGTTAACACTGCTAGCGCAAACCGTTTAACAGCCAGTATGCGACAGGATTTGATCCACAAGGTTTGAAACAAGCGTCTGCATTGCAAACCATGTACTTGACTAAAGGGATAGCGTACTTGCGGAGTACACCTTCTGTATTTCTGGTGTAATCATACACCTTCTGTCGTCGCTCAGCACCTGCACCTCTTCTACGCGACCAACCGTACAGAACGGTTATTTATTTCAACTCTCTATCTTTAGTATGGGTATTATTGACGTGGTAAAGAACCTCAGGAATCCTCGACCTCAACGGAGACCGAAGGGTGGCGCATATAAATGCCAAAACTGCAGAAACTTCTTCAAAGCAGAGCAGAAGATCTGTCCACTCTGTGGATCAACGTCTACACGAGCAGATAGATGTAGTGACTGCAAGGTCCTATTAGCAGACCAGCGTACACAGCCATGTCCCCGCTGTGACTCACCAGATACTATATTAGTTGAATAAAGTGGTGATTAGATATGATACCATGTAGAAGGCCGATGTGCTCAACGCTGAAACGTCGTTTCCACCCGTCAGCGCGACGGAACAAGCTCAACCGCGAATAGCAGGAGTACCAATACGATTGCAAGGATGAGTAGATCTCGTGGAACTACCGTTCGTGGATTTCCAACTGCGGCCTTACATCTGCTGTCTGCTCAGTCCTCACTGCAAGAACGCCATCATGGTATACCAGGTGATAGAACTATTAACACAGGAATTAATTTATAGACATTACGGAACAACTCTCGAATCAGCGTCTTGATTCAGGGCGGACTCCAAGAGAGTATTCGGACGTTCAGCATACTGAGAGCCAGACTCGTACCACTGGGACTGACGACGAGACACCGCAGTCTGATTTACAGCACTCATATCAGAAGCGGCTGTTCGAAACGCTGCAACACGCTCTTCAAGATGGCTACAATGGTGTCGATGTCGTTCATCTTGAGGTGCAATCTCTGAGCGGATTCGCATTGGATGTTTGGCAGGCAACGAAATGGGAGACGGAGCCCCGATCCACACCTGAAGACAGCTGTCAACGGTACGATTTTCGGTACTACGATCATGCGTCGCTTTGTGCCAGCCTCTCAGACGGAGAATGGCCTGGTAGTGCCGGGAGATGAAATTCCGCCCTCAAGAGTAGGGTCGGATACACCAGACGGCCCTGACAGACAGTCCTGCTTCACAGGGAATGGAGACGCGATTACTTCTGCGTAGGCGATCTGCTCTGCAGCGATGTCCGAGTTTAGTCACTCTCCGGAGGGGGTCTCTTTGCTAGTTCCAGAATGACGATATCCCAGTCCGGACTCTTTGTAGATGTTTGACACTCCCATCCGCCTTCAACATTGATTCCTTGCTTATATGCTCGGTAGGTAAGCTTGGCTAGCGCCGCGTTGAATTCCTCAGCCGTCGTTATCGTTGTATCAACTGTCCTTGTTTGAGGCTACCGTACGTTGAGTAAAATAAGCGGAGTACGCGAGTCCCACAGTGCTTCGTTTCTCGTCTGTCTATTCTACCAACTGATACGCTAGTATCATCTCTTCGTACGGAGGACATATACCACTATGGTAGACATATTGTCGTTATCCTGGTAGACCATGCTTTTTACGTTAGACTTGGTAGACCAGGTTCGAGTCTTTTGTATATACACACCAATTTTTATAGAGATCGACTAAATGAGTGTTATTGCAGAATTACAGATCGCTGGCAGCGAGTTTGCGTTAGGCCGAACCTTAGAGGCAGTCTCGGGAACCGCAATCGAACTCGAAAATATGGTTCCGATGGGCGAATCGCCCGTTCCGTTTTTCTGGGTCCATAACTCTGATTGTGAGGAGATCGAAGCCAATCTCTCGAATCAAGAGACCGTTCAGAAGATCACCGAGATCGATAACCTGAATGGACGGACGCTGTATGCCTTAGAGTGGACGATCGACCAGGACGAACTGTTTCGAGGAATTCAGGAGCAGCATGCGCAAGTTCTCGGGGCGACAGGAACGATCGTTGACTGGGAGTTTGAACTCAGATTTCCCTCGCATGAGGCACTCTCGGATTTTCAGCGCTACTGTAAGCAAGAACAGATTGAGATCTCCGTTCGTCGTATCTACAACCCGACCAAACCAGGGACTGGTCCCTGGTTCGGGTTAACCCCTATGCAACGCGAAACGCTCCTGCTGGCGACTGAGATGGGCTACTATAATATTCCTCGAGAGTGTTCAACGATCGATCTCGCAGAGCGGTTAGAGATCTCTGATCAGGCAGTGACGGAACGTTTGCGCCGGGCGATTGTCACGTTAGTCTCAAACACGCTTCACGAGGAGCAGACGACACCGATACAGGACGTCAATGAAAGTCAAACATGAGGACGGCCCAAACGCTGATCCATACCGGAGCGTAGGTCGATGTGGTGAGCCGCATGCGACTGTGCCCAGCGATAAAGCCAGTAGTCTCCACGTGAGAATCGAGGAAACGAGCGAGGTGAGAGTCCCTGTGAGTACTACTCACTAGGACCTCTTGATCGCCGACAGAGAGAGTGAGAGCATCGACTGGTGTCATTGAACTTGGTAGACCATGTGGTCCTATTATAATGCTACGGATTGACACCTACCTGCGGAGCCAGTGGGCCACAAAAGAGAGGTGGATGAACTCTCTGTGCCGCCCGGTCACAGCACGGGTTCCGCTGGCGTCGCCAGCGCCTCTGACAGTCCCCGGTGCCTCTGAAACCACTTGGCACTGGTTCCAGGGTGCCCTTCCTCAGGCAGGATACACTTCAAGAGCCCTGGCAATTGGCCTTTTCTATGGTTCAACGGAAAGTACACATCTCCATCATCGATACGCGTGAAAATCACGGCCAAGAGAACACTCCCAGGCCAGCCAGACCACTGGAGTGACAGTTAGTTCAGAGAGCGTCGTCGTCATCGTCGTCAGCAAAAACAAAGATATGCGTAAACACGTTGGTCATGCCACGTCGAAGCCGTTCAGTAACTGCCTGATCGGAGATGCCGTACTGGGCGGCTAACTCGGCGGTATCTACCTCTCGAGGAATGTTGAAATAGCCTTGCTTGAGTGCCTGGAAAAGCGTGTCATATTGCACGTTGGTCAGTCCATAGCGAGTGGATGACTCGGTATCACTGGGCCTGTAGATCCGATTGATGGTGAGTGGAATTCCTGCTTCCTTGCAGTTAGCATGGAATTCTGAGAGGGCGTTATGCGTTGGAAATCGAGTTCAAACTGCCAGGACTCGCCAACGCCAACCGCATCAAGGAGCGCAGCTCGTTGGGTCCGGATTTCTTTAAAGACACTATCTGGTTCTTCGGCCCATTCGACTCTGTAGAGAGCTCGATCTTCGAACGTGTCAAGCTGTTCGATTGACTTGCTCAATCGGTGGTCATGCAGTTTCTGTTCGGCAGGCTTAGGATCAGCAGCATGTATCCAAATCAGCGGGATGGTTCGGTCTCCGGCGGGAATGACGCGCTCGAGTTGTATCCGTACGTCTGGCAGCTCTTTGAGGAGTTCACTTAGGACAAAGTCGCCTGCAAGCTCGACTTCAGCAATGACACTCATGGGGAGGGAGAAGCGCGTCAGTACATTGAATCGAATGGTGGCTGAGATCACTGCGTTCGGCATGAATGTCCATGGTCGAACAGACTGTGAGTACGAATGAGGACCGTCCCGGAGACGCTTCTTTGAGCGTGATCAGCTTAGAGAGAGGTATCCGTTGATCGGCTATAGAGTACGGCATTCACTACGGCACCGATCAAGAGTATCATACTCCCAATATAGAACCAGGTAAGTAAGAGCAATACACCACCAAGTACACCATATAGCTCGTATCGGCCTGCATTCGCCGCATAGAGCCCGAACCCAGTATTCAAGAGTACCCAACCGACTGCTGTAATGATCGCTCCAGGGAGCGCTTCGGCTACCGAATGATCGATATCCGGGAGTAAGTAGTAAACCGGCAAGAACACCAAGATCAGAACGACTAGTATGCCTACTATACTCGTTACACCGAGTAAGGGTACATCTGGAAGTACTGCAAATAAGATACTGATTCCAACTAATCCGCTTCCAGCGACTAACAGTGCAACGAATAACATTACAGCGGTTGTAATCTGAGCGAGAACTGGGAGGTATGTCTCTGTCTCATAGACGACGGAAAATGCGATGTCAAGGCCTCTGAGGAGTCGAAACACGCTCCAGATGAAAAGGAAGATCGCTCCGGCAATGACACCCAATCGCCCCTCTGTGCTCGTAACGGCGTCACGAATGAGTTCTTGACTGGTTGGTGTCAGAAATTCTTGGGTGATGGTAATGATCTGGATTGCGAGGTCATCGCCACCGATAGCAGAGATAACGATAAACGTAACAATGAAGAAAGGAATGAGCGTAGCGAACGCGTAGTATGCGATACTTGCGGCGAGAAATGGTAATTCTATGACTGTTGCAAGGCGGATCACCTCTTCAAGCACCGCCTTGACGTGGGCAATCCGAGCGTAGAGTTGATCGAGATGGCGTGAACTCACTGGACTGTAGTCCTCCGTTTGCATAGGTTCCTTCTAGTCATGAAAGCTCCGTTCAGTGATCCGAGTAGAGCAGACTCCCATATCATATCAATATATAATTCAAATCCCTAGCAAGTGAGATATTCTAAGATGCATGCTAAATATAGATGCTAATCGATCACTGATTGTCGTGTTACTTCAGACGAGCGCGTGAGTCTATCTTCAACGTCACGAATTACTGATCCTTGAGATCGGCGGGTTGAAGACAGCGGACGGATACTGCATGGCGACGCGCTTTATTTCACGTCGCCAACCTGATTTACCCCCAGAGAACCTGCGTACTGATCGATCCACTGGTCAGAAGCGTGTCCGGATGCTAGATGCGAACAACTAACATCGTATCTCTCGTCTGATCGGCTATGACGGAGGATACAGCCCCAGTGCAAGTCTGGTTGGTTGAACGGATGTTTGCTGAAGACAAGTCGAACCTCATCGTACTCGTGTATGCGACAACTGACGGTGAACGGTACACGATGAAGGAGCACGCCATTACGGGCATCTCCAAAACGCATCTTACAACCGCTGCGGTTGAGGTTGACCCAGACGATCTTGACCCAGTTGGCGAGGAAACGTTGCAAAATCAGTACGCGACTGAGGCGACGCGGATGGCGAACGTACACGATCCAGACGATCCGATTTAGGCGCCTCGTCACTACTGAAGATGTTCTGTATGGAACCTGTACTGAGCATCCAGGTCTCTAGGTTGATTACTCCTCGGCTCGTGCCATAGTCGCGCCCTCTATTCAGCATACCAGTTCTGTCAACCGCCGAGGCGGGCTACTCATTCAGACGAGTACCTGAGTTTGGTAATTTTTAATATCGGATATCATGGTGCACCAAGTGTGAGTTTCTTTGTGGAAGCCGTACTTGATATAGATGCGTCGCTGGTAAACCCGAACTATGACAGACAACGACACTACATCGAACCTCGATGGACTGACCGAACGACTAAACGGCCAACTGACCAGCCGCCGCAGCTTCCTCGCCGCCTCCGCAGTAGTGGGGGCAGGTGCATTCGGCGCAATGCCAGCGAGTGCCGATGAGCACGGCGACGGTGAAATGAGTGGAGAGATGCCACCAACTGAATTCGTCACTGAAGGCGAGTTCGAGGACGACGTCGACATCCTCAACTACGCACGTCTCCTCGAGTTCCTCGAAGCCGACTTCTACCGCCAGGCGCTCGAGAACATGAGCGAGCGAGACCTCGTCTGCTCGGAGCCCATCCGATCGTTCGGCGATCCGATCCAGGATCGGGTTTACGGCGATCTCCAGACGATTCTGGAACACGAGGAGACCCACTACGAGGTCCTCGGGGCGACGATCGAGGAGCTCGGTGGGGAACCGATCGACGAACCGGAGTTCGAGTTCGGCGCAGCCGTCGAAGAACCGACGGAGTTCCTCGCCACCGCAGCGCTGCTCGAGGACACCGGCGTCGGCGCGTACGCCGGCGCGGCCCCCTCGATTCAGAACGCAGAGCTCGTCCCGCCGGCACTCAGCATCCACAGCGTCGAGGCTCGGCACGCGTCGTTCCTGCGCGTTCTCAGTGGGGAGATCGGCTTCCCGGCGGCGTTCGATCAGCCGCTCTCACGAGCGGAAGTCGAAGAGGCTGCCACTCAGTTCATCGTCCAGTAATCCTCGAAGTCCTTTTCGCCCTCGGAGCGGTTTTTGCGTGTAATCACTTCCCTGGAGACACAGACGTGGTGAAGTGAATTCCTATCGTGCACTAGTCCTTCGTAGATGGGATGATCTGGGTAGTGCTCGGCTATCAGTTTTGGACACTCGTAATCAATCGTATTCTCAGATAACGGTGGATATTAGCACGCGACTCGTTTAGGTAACCTCCTCTGAATGAGACGATCATCACCGTACTTGCGGACACAGGATTCTGTGTCGGCAAGCCCGTCGCTCTAGGTTGATAGAATATTATTTACGGCACTACCCAGAACGTTCGCCTGGTGCCGGAGTAGCTCAGCCTGGCAGAGCAACTCCTTTGTAAGGAGTTAGTCAGGAGTTCAAATCTCTTCTCCGGCTTCGCAATCCAAAGCTTGTCGAGATCATAGCTGTACGCAAACGAAGGCCCGGAGTTGCAGTCGATCGGTGGTCAATTCAGTCGGAATATACTCATCCTCGGGTTCAACACGGCTGTTCCGTCCATATCGCGGTTTAAAAGAAGTACTTCTCAGACGATCCATTCGAGCGGACTAATTACACGATCCCTCTCACTGAAGTACGGTTCGTACAGCCACTCAGTGTATTGACCTCGCTGTCTGTATTGGGCCTTCAGTTCTCTCTGTATTACCTTCTCGGGCTGTTCTTGTAGTAGAGAGCTCACAAGGATTCGTCTGCACGTTCTACAGTTCGGCGAACGGCGGCACGTCGATGCGGATGCTTCAACCCAATAGGGTTCGTCTGAAAGTGTCTACCGGCTTTGAACCCAGTTCAGCTGTCGTCAGCGCTGGTTTCGGTCTCTGTTGTCGACGTTTGAGTCCTTATTAACTTTTTCTTGAATTTTATAAATACGATCCTTGGCCTGCTTTTTGTCCATGCTGGTTCGCTTGCTGACTTGTTCTGCTACCTTGTCTTCGTGACCCTCTATGAGGCCAATGAGCCGACGGAGTTTGGCTTTCATGCTCATTTCATCCATATCTTCGGCTCGCGTGTCCGAAAAGGTGGTGTCTAGGTCGTGGACTCACCACCCACCACTCTCGCTTGAAGGATCTCTCTGATCAGCGCGGCCAACAGGCCGACTATGCGGCCTCTCTGAACGAGTGCGCTGATATCGATTCGAACCGACTGTGGATTTCTCCCACTGAACCCGATCAGCTCGGTTTCGAACCGATGATTTGATTACCGATTTGATCTCGGAGGTCGAATCGCTCTATAAACCAATCGAAATCGTACTTCAGTGAGGTAGCTAATGCATCTCGACGCTCCCACACATCACTTCCAGCTACCATCTTCATGGCCTCTTCAACTTCGTTTGGAAATAACTGCGTGTAATGTCGGACCATTTGCAGGCATGCTAACTCATTGAGGTAGAGAAAGCCAAATCGAATATTATTATGAATCATAAACGGACGAGTCTCAGAAATAAATGTCTCTCGTTCATACCGGTTTTTAAATCGGTGAGCGATCCGTAATGAGGGATTGGCGACGATTTCAGCGCCTGTAAGCCATGCCCGGACGCTAAATTCCGGCTCTGCGCC encodes the following:
- a CDS encoding ferritin-like domain-containing protein, which gives rise to MPPTEFVTEGEFEDDVDILNYARLLEFLEADFYRQALENMSERDLVCSEPIRSFGDPIQDRVYGDLQTILEHEETHYEVLGATIEELGGEPIDEPEFEFGAAVEEPTEFLATAALLEDTGVGAYAGAAPSIQNAELVPPALSIHSVEARHASFLRVLSGEIGFPAAFDQPLSRAEVEEAATQFIVQ
- a CDS encoding helix-turn-helix domain-containing protein — encoded protein: MQYDTLFQALKQGYFNIPREVDTAELAAQYGISDQAVTERLRRGMTNVFTHIFVFADDDDDDAL
- a CDS encoding helix-turn-helix domain-containing protein, with the translated sequence MSVIAELQIAGSEFALGRTLEAVSGTAIELENMVPMGESPVPFFWVHNSDCEEIEANLSNQETVQKITEIDNLNGRTLYALEWTIDQDELFRGIQEQHAQVLGATGTIVDWEFELRFPSHEALSDFQRYCKQEQIEISVRRIYNPTKPGTGPWFGLTPMQRETLLLATEMGYYNIPRECSTIDLAERLEISDQAVTERLRRAIVTLVSNTLHEEQTTPIQDVNESQT
- a CDS encoding YihY/virulence factor BrkB family protein, which produces MQTEDYSPVSSRHLDQLYARIAHVKAVLEEVIRLATVIELPFLAASIAYYAFATLIPFFIVTFIVISAIGGDDLAIQIITITQEFLTPTSQELIRDAVTSTEGRLGVIAGAIFLFIWSVFRLLRGLDIAFSVVYETETYLPVLAQITTAVMLFVALLVAGSGLVGISILFAVLPDVPLLGVTSIVGILVVLILVFLPVYYLLPDIDHSVAEALPGAIITAVGWVLLNTGFGLYAANAGRYELYGVLGGVLLLLTWFYIGSMILLIGAVVNAVLYSRSTDTSL
- a CDS encoding helix-turn-helix domain-containing protein, which codes for MLATPTSRGSHVKRNPNHRLGSVGEDTAFHANCKEADIPITINRIYRSSDTESFARYGRTDIQYERLLQVLKQGYFNIPQEIETAELARQYGISD